A single genomic interval of Mangifera indica cultivar Alphonso chromosome 5, CATAS_Mindica_2.1, whole genome shotgun sequence harbors:
- the LOC123216569 gene encoding two-component response regulator ARR2-like isoform X2, translated as MNSKEAITVDSSGSDILLPEIVGVLLVDSDSLCLTILSKMLLKYGYKVFTAKRATDGLCIIREREGELNLVLAEAHLPDMDKYELLETVGEMSKLPVVSCLFKGAAFYLVKPVTMNDIRNLWQFTFMKKTDRTMASEELSSISSEHDTESQIISKRARREEQKEMEKDVDNSSVLKKPKLIWTEELHNRFLQAIRVLGIDGAHPKKILQYMNVPGLRKENISSHLQKYRLALKRKQDLKNTMNMDYDESNLAAFNLSTMDLQGDSYQVQEMQSLTSFQPKFGSYNYEPKDVSGCLSMPFLGNTHSFNHVGPNCKHGQQTLSNNLVDSTYPCSGFAGKSADFQPMEDSNGEDIFMALSDFLDPGFES; from the exons ATGAACAGCAAGGAGGCAATCACAGTGGATTCAAGTGGTTCTGATATACTACTACCAGAAATTGTTGGTGTTTTGCTTGTGGATAGTGATTCTCTATGTCTTACAATTCTATCAAAAATGCTGCTTAAATATGGATATAAAG TCTTCACTGCCAAGCGAGCCACTGATGGATTATGCATTATCCGGGAGAGAGAAGGTGAACTCAACCTTGTCCTGGCTGAGGCTCACTTACCTGATATGGACAAATATGAGCTCCTTGAGACAGTGGGAGAAATGTCTAAATTACCAGTTGTTA GTTGCCTGTTTAAAGGGGCTGCATTTTATCTTGTGAAGCCAGTCACCATGAATGATATTAGAAACCTCTGGCAATTTACTTTCATGAAGAAAACAGATAGAACAATGGCTTCTGAAGAGTTAAGTAGCATTTCATCAGAACATGATACTGAAAGCCAAATAATCTCAAAAAGAGCGAGAAGGGAAGAACAAAAAGAGATGGAGAAAGATGTTGATAATTCATCTGTCCTTAAGAAGCCAAAGCTAATTTGGACTGAAGAGCTACATAATAGATTCTTACAAGCTATTAGAGTGCTCGGCATTGATG GAGCACATCCAAAGAAAATACTTCAGTATATGAATGTCCCAGGTCtaaggaaagaaaatatttcCAGCCATTTACAG AAATACCGCCTTGCCTTAAAACGGaaacaagatttaaaaaacacCATGAACATGGATTATGATGAATCAAATCTTGCAGCattcaatctatctacaatggATTTACAGGGAGACTCATATCAAGTTCAGGAGATGCAATCCTTGACgtcttttcaaccaaaatttggAAGCTATAACTATGAGCCAAAGGATGTCAGCGGTTGCTTGTCTATGCCTTTTCTTGGTAATACCCATTCTTTTAATCATGTAGGGCCAAATTGTAAACACGGGCAACAGACACTATCCAACAACCTGGTAGATTCTACTTATCCCTGTTCTGGTTTTGCTGGAAAGTCGGCAGATTTTCAGCCAATGGAAGATTCTAATGGAGAAGATATTTTCATGGCTTTATCCGATTTTCTAGACCCTGGCTTTGAAAGTTAA
- the LOC123216569 gene encoding two-component response regulator ARR2-like isoform X1, with product MNSKEAITVDSSGSDILLPEIVGVLLVDSDSLCLTILSKMLLKYGYKVFTAKRATDGLCIIREREGELNLVLAEAHLPDMDKYELLETVGEMSKLPVVIMSADDKENDMLGCLFKGAAFYLVKPVTMNDIRNLWQFTFMKKTDRTMASEELSSISSEHDTESQIISKRARREEQKEMEKDVDNSSVLKKPKLIWTEELHNRFLQAIRVLGIDGAHPKKILQYMNVPGLRKENISSHLQKYRLALKRKQDLKNTMNMDYDESNLAAFNLSTMDLQGDSYQVQEMQSLTSFQPKFGSYNYEPKDVSGCLSMPFLGNTHSFNHVGPNCKHGQQTLSNNLVDSTYPCSGFAGKSADFQPMEDSNGEDIFMALSDFLDPGFES from the exons ATGAACAGCAAGGAGGCAATCACAGTGGATTCAAGTGGTTCTGATATACTACTACCAGAAATTGTTGGTGTTTTGCTTGTGGATAGTGATTCTCTATGTCTTACAATTCTATCAAAAATGCTGCTTAAATATGGATATAAAG TCTTCACTGCCAAGCGAGCCACTGATGGATTATGCATTATCCGGGAGAGAGAAGGTGAACTCAACCTTGTCCTGGCTGAGGCTCACTTACCTGATATGGACAAATATGAGCTCCTTGAGACAGTGGGAGAAATGTCTAAATTACCAGTTGTTA TCATGTCAGCTGACGACAAGGAAAATGACATGTTAGGTTGCCTGTTTAAAGGGGCTGCATTTTATCTTGTGAAGCCAGTCACCATGAATGATATTAGAAACCTCTGGCAATTTACTTTCATGAAGAAAACAGATAGAACAATGGCTTCTGAAGAGTTAAGTAGCATTTCATCAGAACATGATACTGAAAGCCAAATAATCTCAAAAAGAGCGAGAAGGGAAGAACAAAAAGAGATGGAGAAAGATGTTGATAATTCATCTGTCCTTAAGAAGCCAAAGCTAATTTGGACTGAAGAGCTACATAATAGATTCTTACAAGCTATTAGAGTGCTCGGCATTGATG GAGCACATCCAAAGAAAATACTTCAGTATATGAATGTCCCAGGTCtaaggaaagaaaatatttcCAGCCATTTACAG AAATACCGCCTTGCCTTAAAACGGaaacaagatttaaaaaacacCATGAACATGGATTATGATGAATCAAATCTTGCAGCattcaatctatctacaatggATTTACAGGGAGACTCATATCAAGTTCAGGAGATGCAATCCTTGACgtcttttcaaccaaaatttggAAGCTATAACTATGAGCCAAAGGATGTCAGCGGTTGCTTGTCTATGCCTTTTCTTGGTAATACCCATTCTTTTAATCATGTAGGGCCAAATTGTAAACACGGGCAACAGACACTATCCAACAACCTGGTAGATTCTACTTATCCCTGTTCTGGTTTTGCTGGAAAGTCGGCAGATTTTCAGCCAATGGAAGATTCTAATGGAGAAGATATTTTCATGGCTTTATCCGATTTTCTAGACCCTGGCTTTGAAAGTTAA
- the LOC123216568 gene encoding flap endonuclease GEN-like 1 isoform X1: protein MGVGAKFWELLKPYARREGFDFLRDKRVAVDLSYWIVQHETAIKNHARKPHLRLTFFRTINLFAKFGAYPIFVVDGTPSALKSRARIMRFFRSSVDSSSLPLTEEGISVERNQAFQKCVQECVELIELFGMPVLKAKGEAEGLCAQLNSEGHVDACITADSDAFLFGAKCVIKCIKPNSREPFECYCILDIEAGLGLKRKHLIAIALLVGNDHDLNGVQGVGLDTALRFVQNFSEDEILNSLHEIGNGDIPQYQSGIESVDDVVPYLDESSPNTISHCSFCGHPGSKRVHSKFSCEYCCNGDSEGCIKKPEGFKCNCSNCIKNQRKKEQKKLEIWWIKVCNKITMESGFPNDKIIEMYLCDNHGNTIATDGPSISWESPKTEMLVDFLVFHQHWEPSYIRQRILPMLSTIYLREMVTNPVKTLLYGQYEFHSVHRVKTRYGHQSYVVKWKKAACAMGNAMYAVSVEDSELHQECIEVNEFIDLLDESNSPQIYVDDGCWFLLTDENMDLVHSAFPKQVNTFLREKELKGLKRKEDSRLGSEGSSKRVESPHPKGVQLSITDFYRSTKVQLQANSGEDLTKNSHSQSDQTFKGKRKQSSPNLSKSARRRLLFN, encoded by the exons ATGGGTGTGGGAGCCAAATTCTGGGAATTGCTAAAACCCTACGCCAGAAGGGAAGGTTTCGATTTCTTGAGAGACAAACGGGTTGCAGTGGATCTCTCTTACTGGATTGTACAACACGAGACCGCTATTAAAAATCATGCTCGTAAACCCCATCTCAGACTCACCTTCTTCCGTACAATCAATCTCTTCGCCAAG TTTGGAGCCTATCCAATCTTTGTTGTTGATGGAACTCCGTCGGCTTTGAAAAGCCGGGCGAGGATAATGAGGTTTTTCCGTTCTAGTGTAGATTCTTCGAGTTTACCCTTAACTGAAGAAGGCATTTCTGTAGAGAGGAACCAGGCATTTCAGAAATGTGTTCAAGAGTGTGTG GAACTGATCGAACTATTCGGGATGCCTGTACTAAAAGCAAAAGGCGAGGCTGAAGGACTATGTGCCCAGTTAAATAGTGAAGGTCATGTAGATGCATGCATCACAGCTGATAGTGATGCCTTCCTCTTTGGGGCCAAATGTGTGATAAAGTGCATCAAACCCAACTCAAGA GAACCATTTGAATGCTACTGTATATTGGATATAGAAGCTGGTCTGGGGCTGAAGAGGAAACACTTGATAGCCATAGCTCTTTTGGTTGGGAATGACCATGATTTAAATGGTGTACAAGGGGTTGGGCTTGACACAGCTCTCCGTTTTGTCCAAAACTTCAGTGAAGATGAGATATTAAATAG CTTACATGAAATAGGCAATGGGGATATACCACAATATCAGAGTGGCATTGAATCTGTAGATGATGTTGTACCCTATTTAGATGAAAGCTCACCAAACACGATATCTCATTGTTCCTTCTGTGGGCATCCGGGCAGTAAGAGAGTTCATTCCAAGTTTTCTTGTGAATATTGTTGCAATGGTGATAGTGAGGGTTGCATTAAAAAGCCAGAAGGGTTTAAATGTAATTGTTCCAATTGCATTAAG AATCAAAGAAAGAAGGAGCAAAAGAAGCTTGAAATTTGGTGGATTAAAGTTTGCAACAAGATTACTATGGAGTCAGGTTTTCCAAATGACAAAATCATTGAAATGTATTTATGCGATAATCATGGAAACACTATTG CAACTGATGGCCCTTCTATATCATGGGAAAGCCCAAAAACTGAAATGCTGGTTGATTTCTTGGTTTTTCATCAGCATTGGGAACCATCATATATTCGTCAAAGGATTCTTCCAATGCTGTCCACTATATATTTGAGAGAAATGGTTACAAATCCAGTGAAAACTTTGCTATATGGGCAATATGAATTTCATTCTGTACATCGTGTGAAGACAAGATATGGACATCAATCTTATGTGGTCAAGTGGAAAAAAGCTGCATGTGCAATGGGCAATGCCATGTATGCTGTTTCTGTTGAAGATTCGGAGTTGCATCAAGAGTGCATAGAAGTCAATGAATTCATTGATCTGTTGGATGAATCAAATAGCCCTCAGATTTATGTTGATGATGGGTGCTGGTTTTTGCTGACAGATGAAAATATGGATCTTGTGCATTCTGCATTCCCAAAGCAAGTTAATACATTTTTGCGAGAAAAG GAATTGAAAGGactgaaaagaaaagaagattcaagGTTAGGATCTGAAGGGTCCAGTAAAAGAGTAGAATCTCCACACCCAAAGGGTGTACAGCTTAGCATTACTGATTTTTATCGCTCAACCAAAGTACAACTTCAGGCAAATTCAGGAGAAGATTTAACCAAGAATTCCCATAGTCAGAGTGATCAGACATTCAAAGGGAAGAGGAAACAGTCAAGCCCCAACCTTTCCAAGTCTGCAAGGCGCCGCCTTTTATTTAACTAG
- the LOC123216568 gene encoding flap endonuclease GEN-like 1 isoform X2, whose amino-acid sequence MGVGAKFWELLKPYARREGFDFLRDKRVAVDLSYWIVQHETAIKNHARKPHLRLTFFRTINLFAKFGAYPIFVVDGTPSALKSRARIMRFFRSSVDSSSLPLTEEGISVERNQAFQKCVQECVELIELFGMPVLKAKGEAEGLCAQLNSEGHVDACITADSDAFLFGAKCVIKCIKPNSREPFECYCILDIEAGLGLKRKHLIAIALLVGNDHDLNGVQGVGLDTALRFVQNFSEDEILNSLHEIGNGDIPQYQSGIESVDDVVPYLDESSPNTISHCSFCGHPGSKRVHSKFSCEYCCNGDSEGCIKKPEGFKCNCSNCIKNQRKKEQKKLEIWWIKVCNKITMESATDGPSISWESPKTEMLVDFLVFHQHWEPSYIRQRILPMLSTIYLREMVTNPVKTLLYGQYEFHSVHRVKTRYGHQSYVVKWKKAACAMGNAMYAVSVEDSELHQECIEVNEFIDLLDESNSPQIYVDDGCWFLLTDENMDLVHSAFPKQVNTFLREKELKGLKRKEDSRLGSEGSSKRVESPHPKGVQLSITDFYRSTKVQLQANSGEDLTKNSHSQSDQTFKGKRKQSSPNLSKSARRRLLFN is encoded by the exons ATGGGTGTGGGAGCCAAATTCTGGGAATTGCTAAAACCCTACGCCAGAAGGGAAGGTTTCGATTTCTTGAGAGACAAACGGGTTGCAGTGGATCTCTCTTACTGGATTGTACAACACGAGACCGCTATTAAAAATCATGCTCGTAAACCCCATCTCAGACTCACCTTCTTCCGTACAATCAATCTCTTCGCCAAG TTTGGAGCCTATCCAATCTTTGTTGTTGATGGAACTCCGTCGGCTTTGAAAAGCCGGGCGAGGATAATGAGGTTTTTCCGTTCTAGTGTAGATTCTTCGAGTTTACCCTTAACTGAAGAAGGCATTTCTGTAGAGAGGAACCAGGCATTTCAGAAATGTGTTCAAGAGTGTGTG GAACTGATCGAACTATTCGGGATGCCTGTACTAAAAGCAAAAGGCGAGGCTGAAGGACTATGTGCCCAGTTAAATAGTGAAGGTCATGTAGATGCATGCATCACAGCTGATAGTGATGCCTTCCTCTTTGGGGCCAAATGTGTGATAAAGTGCATCAAACCCAACTCAAGA GAACCATTTGAATGCTACTGTATATTGGATATAGAAGCTGGTCTGGGGCTGAAGAGGAAACACTTGATAGCCATAGCTCTTTTGGTTGGGAATGACCATGATTTAAATGGTGTACAAGGGGTTGGGCTTGACACAGCTCTCCGTTTTGTCCAAAACTTCAGTGAAGATGAGATATTAAATAG CTTACATGAAATAGGCAATGGGGATATACCACAATATCAGAGTGGCATTGAATCTGTAGATGATGTTGTACCCTATTTAGATGAAAGCTCACCAAACACGATATCTCATTGTTCCTTCTGTGGGCATCCGGGCAGTAAGAGAGTTCATTCCAAGTTTTCTTGTGAATATTGTTGCAATGGTGATAGTGAGGGTTGCATTAAAAAGCCAGAAGGGTTTAAATGTAATTGTTCCAATTGCATTAAG AATCAAAGAAAGAAGGAGCAAAAGAAGCTTGAAATTTGGTGGATTAAAGTTTGCAACAAGATTACTATGGAGTCAG CAACTGATGGCCCTTCTATATCATGGGAAAGCCCAAAAACTGAAATGCTGGTTGATTTCTTGGTTTTTCATCAGCATTGGGAACCATCATATATTCGTCAAAGGATTCTTCCAATGCTGTCCACTATATATTTGAGAGAAATGGTTACAAATCCAGTGAAAACTTTGCTATATGGGCAATATGAATTTCATTCTGTACATCGTGTGAAGACAAGATATGGACATCAATCTTATGTGGTCAAGTGGAAAAAAGCTGCATGTGCAATGGGCAATGCCATGTATGCTGTTTCTGTTGAAGATTCGGAGTTGCATCAAGAGTGCATAGAAGTCAATGAATTCATTGATCTGTTGGATGAATCAAATAGCCCTCAGATTTATGTTGATGATGGGTGCTGGTTTTTGCTGACAGATGAAAATATGGATCTTGTGCATTCTGCATTCCCAAAGCAAGTTAATACATTTTTGCGAGAAAAG GAATTGAAAGGactgaaaagaaaagaagattcaagGTTAGGATCTGAAGGGTCCAGTAAAAGAGTAGAATCTCCACACCCAAAGGGTGTACAGCTTAGCATTACTGATTTTTATCGCTCAACCAAAGTACAACTTCAGGCAAATTCAGGAGAAGATTTAACCAAGAATTCCCATAGTCAGAGTGATCAGACATTCAAAGGGAAGAGGAAACAGTCAAGCCCCAACCTTTCCAAGTCTGCAAGGCGCCGCCTTTTATTTAACTAG